One window of the Microvirga mediterraneensis genome contains the following:
- a CDS encoding LutC/YkgG family protein: protein MSARDDIFANIRRSLGVNGTEKIRHQIVADRLERAPKGVIPQRGQVSGEERIALFKTMVETSLATVTEVASPAEVPQSIALFLRNHNLPATLRMGDDPRLQAMPWSDTALDITHGPSEGRDLNAVSHAFGGIAESGTLAMVSGHENPSTLNFLPDNHIIVVSAKDIAGDYEAVWNRVRFAYGKGTMPRTVNFITGPSRSGDIEQTLLLGAHGPRRLHVVVVRE from the coding sequence TCGCTCCCTCGGCGTCAACGGCACTGAGAAGATCCGCCACCAGATCGTGGCGGACCGTCTGGAGCGCGCGCCCAAGGGGGTGATCCCCCAGCGCGGGCAGGTCTCCGGCGAGGAGCGGATCGCGCTCTTCAAGACCATGGTCGAGACGTCGCTCGCCACGGTGACGGAGGTCGCCTCCCCGGCCGAGGTGCCGCAATCCATCGCGCTCTTCCTGCGCAACCACAATCTGCCCGCCACCCTGCGCATGGGCGACGATCCGCGCCTCCAGGCCATGCCCTGGTCGGACACCGCGCTCGACATCACCCATGGCCCGAGCGAGGGCCGCGACCTCAACGCGGTGAGCCACGCCTTCGGGGGCATCGCCGAATCCGGCACGCTCGCCATGGTGTCGGGCCACGAGAACCCCTCCACCCTCAACTTCCTGCCCGACAACCACATCATCGTGGTCTCGGCCAAGGACATCGCAGGCGATTACGAAGCCGTCTGGAACCGGGTGCGCTTCGCCTACGGCAAGGGCACCATGCCCCGCACGGTGAACTTCATCACCGGCCCGTCCCGCTCCGGCGACATCGAGCAGACATTGCTGCTCGGCGCCCACGGCCCAAGGCGGCTGCATGTAGTGGTGGTGCGTGAATGA